AAAGAGTGAATATTACACCGCGTATGTCCTATAACCCAAATTTTATATGCCACAAAAACgaaaacaatttttagTTCTCTCCatgttaaaaaaatgattgTACTTCTTGATATAACTaacaagaatataaaaagaagaacTTGTTGCAATTATAATTACATTATAGTTAGAATCTGTAAATGCCTACTAGATGAACAATAATGAAGTAACCGAAAGgtgcatatatattattgaattaataaatttttaccTTTAAAACCCCTTCACTGCAGCATGGTATGTTGTTTTTTCATGAATATGCATTGGAAGATCTAATGTTATAagtttatttgatttataaCATATTAGtgtcttctttttctatCGCAACGTTTATGTATTAACAAATTCGCACAATTGGGAGCTGTACCACTAATACTATCGGCAATGTTTAAGTACAACTTCATTACAAATCATGTATTATCTGTATTTTAACCAATTATAACTGCATCAGCGGctatttttcattattgttaCAGCAACCTGTTTGATCATTATCTACGACCAGAATTTTTTCAATCAGggaaaaaaaaatatatttgaaaagttttttTTTCTCCAATTTGCTCATCTCATcgatttttcaatttttgtttgttcATGCACACTACTATACTctatattgaaatattgttgTATGGAACATTATGAAGGTTCAGACaggaataaaaaaattttccaCAGTAAAAgcattatattattaatttgtttttaaataagAGGTTGTATACTTTTATTGTTCCTATTTTAAACATTGTGGATTCAATTACAAAGAGGTTAGCGAAAACTTAACTGGATAACCATTGaacaaaattaaacatGGATATCTCTAAGCCAGTAGGTTCTGAAATCACATCAGTTGATTTTAGCATCTTAAGTGCGGAAGAGATTCGTAATTTGTCAACAAAACAAATTACAAATCCTACTGTTCTAGATAATTTAGGACATCCTATCTCCGGTGGTCTATATGATTTGGCTTTAGGTGCCTTCTTAAGAAACTTATGTTCCACTTGTGGTTTGGATGAAAAGTTTTGTCCAGGTCATCAAGGTCACATTGAATTGCCAGTTCCATGTTATAACCCATTATTCTTCAATCAATTATACATTTACTTAAGATCTTCATGTTTATTCTGTCATCATTTTAGATTAAGATCAGTCGAAGTTCACCGTTATACTTGTAAgttaaaattattacaatatGGTTTGATTGAGGAATCTTATCAAATTGATAATCTAACTATTGGCGGTTTAGATGAAAGTATTACTGATGCAGAAGAAGCTGAAGAAGATAATGCTTTAGATGGTGAACAAAGCTCAAGAATTAAAAACTTTGCTGACTCTTACGTTAAGGAGATTAAAATAAAACGTAACGAATTCGTTGAAATGGCTATTGCTAAAGCTCTCTCCGAAGGTAAGACTAGCGTAAGAGGTACGTTCACTGCTATTATCAACGATgagagaaaaaaattagttCACGATTTctacaaaaaattattagctAGACCAAAGTGTGATAACTGTGGTATGTTTTCCCCAAAATTCAGAAAGGATGGTTTCAccaaaatttttgaaactgCTTTATCTGACAAGCAACTTACAAACAATAGAGTTAGAGGTTTCGTTCGTCAAGATATGATTAAGAAACAAGAACAAGCTAAGAAGTTAAATGGTGAAGAAACAACTGAAGAGAACTTTGAAGTTGGCAGAAATCCATCTAGAAAAACCAAAACTGGTTCTACCTATATCTTATCTACTGAAGTTAGAAACATTTTAAGAGCTGTTTTTAAAACTGAACAACAAGTTTTACAGTATGTTTTCCATGCCAGACCAAATCTTACTGGTAAGATAGTTAAAGCTGATGATTTCTTTATGGATGTTGTTTTGGTTCCACCTACTAGATTCCGTTTGCCTTCTAAATTAGGTGATGAAGTCCACGAGAACAgtcaaaatcaattattatctaaaatattGACTACTTCATTGTTAATTAGAGATTTGAAtgatgaaatttcaaaattacaaaaggATAAGGTCGCCTTAGACGAcagaagaattattttcagCAGATTGATGAATGCTTTCGTCACCATCCAAAATGATGTTAACTCATTCATTGATTCCTCAAAAGCTCAAGGTAATAACAGCGGAAAGTTACCAGTCCCAGGCGTTAAACAAGCtttagaaaagaaagaaggTTTATTCAGAAAACACATGATGGGTAAGCGTGTGAACTACGCTGCCCGTTCCGTTATTTCCCCAGATCCAAACATTGAAACCGATGAAATTGGTGTTCCACCCGTCTTTGCTACCAAATTAACATACCCAGAGCCTGTCACCTCTTATAACATCGCTGAATTACGTCAAGCTGTTATCAATGGTCCAGATAAATGGCCAGGTGCTACCCAGATTCAAAATGAAGATGGTTCCTTAGTCTCTTTGATTGGTATGACGGTTGAGCAAAGAAAGGCATTGGCCAATCAATTGATGACTCCATCATCAAACCCAGCTACACATACCTTAAACAAGAAGGTTTATCGTCATATTAAGAACAGAGATGTTGTTATCATGAATCGTCAACCTACCTTACATAAGGCTTCTATGATGGGTCACAAGGTTAGAGTTTTACCTGGTGAAAAAACTTTACGTTTACATTATGCAAATACTGGTGCTTATAATGCTGATTTTGACGGTGATGAAATGAATATGCATTTCCctcaaaatgaaaatgctAGAGCAGAAGCTTTCAATTTAGCTAACACTGATTCTCAATACTTAACACCTACTTCTGGTTCTCCAGTTAGAGGTTTGATTCAAGATCATATTTCAGCAGGTGTGTGGTTAACAAGTAAGGATAGTTATTTCACAAGAGAGCAATACCAACAATACATTTACGGTTGCATTCGTCCAGAAGATGGTCACTCAgctaataataaattgcTTACTATTCCACCTGCTATTATTAAGCCAGTACCATTATGGACAGGTAAGCAAATCATTACTACCGTTTTATTGAATGTCTCTCCTGTTGACATGCCAGGTATTAACTTAAAATCTAAGAATAAGATTAAGGATGAATACTGGGGTCAACATTCCGAGGAAAATGAGGTTCTATTTAAGGACGGTGCTTTACTTTGTGGTATTCTAGATAAGAGTCAATACGGTGCCTCTAAATACGGTATCGTTCATGCTTTACAAGAAGTTTACGGCCCAGAAGTTGCCGCTAAGGTCCTATCTGTTTTAGGTAGATTATTTACTAATTACATCACAAATACTGCCTTCACTTGTGGTATGGATGATTTACGTTTAACAGACGAAGGTAACAAATGGAGAActgatattttgaaaacctCAGTTGATAGAGGTCGTCAAGCTGCTGTTGAAGTTACTAACTTAGAAAAGGATACAAGTGCCGACGAttcagaattattaaaacgTTTAGAAGAAATTTTACGTGATGATAATAAGTCTGGTATTCTTGATGCTGTTACTTCTTCCAAGGTCAACGCAATTACATCTCAAGTTGTTTCCAAGTGTGTTCCAGGCGGTACCATGAAGAGGTTCCCAGAAAACTCTATGCAATCTATGGCTCTTTCCGGTGCTAAAGGTTCTAACGTTAACGTTTCTCAAATTATGTGTTTGTTAGGTCAACAAGCCTTGGAGGGTAGAAGAGTGCCAATTATGGTCAGTGGTAAAACATTACCATCTTTCAAGCCTTTTGAAACTGATGCTATGGCTGGTGGATACATTAAAGGTCGTTTCTATTCCGGTATCAAACCAcaagaatattatttccATTGTATGGCCGGTCGTGAAGGTTTAATTGATACAGCTGTTAAGACTTCAAGATCTGGTTATTTACAACGTTGTTTAACAAAACAATTAGAAGGTGTCCATGTATCGTACGATAATACTGTAAGAGATGGTGACGGTACTTTAATTGAATTCTTATATGGTGGTGACGCTGTTGATGTTACCAAGGAGTCGTACATGAATCAGTTCGATTTCTGTCTAGACAACTATGACTCTTTATTGAAGAGATATAACCCAGCTGCATTGATTGACTTCTTGGATGTTGACTCTGCTTTGAAGTATTCTAAGAAGACATTAAAACAtagaaagaagaataaGAACGTTCCACATTActtacaaaatattaagtATGATCCTGTACTAGCTAAGTACAATCCAGCTAAATACTTAGGTTCTGTTTCAGAGAAATTTCAGgataaattggaaaatttcTTAGATTCCAATTCTCAATTGTTTAAGTCTCACAAGAGTgttaatgaaaagaaattcaGAGCTTTAATGCAATTAAAGTATATGCGTTCTTTAATTAATCCAGGTGAAGCTGTTGGTATTATTGCTTCCCAATCTGTTGGTGAACCTTCTACACAAATGACATTGAATACTTTCCATTTCGCCGGTCACGGTGCTGCTAATGTTACATTAGGTATTCCTCGTATGAGAGAAATTATTATGACAGCGTCGGCTGCCATCAAAACACCTCAAATGACATTACCTATTTTAGATGATGTTACAGATGACCAAGCTGATATTTTTGCCAAGTCTATTTCGAAAGTTATTCTATCAGAAGTTATCGACAGTGTATCAGTTACAGAAACAACTACTTCTCAATCACGTTCTTATGTTATCAGTATGAAATTTTACGAGCAAGACgaatataatgaagaaTATGATATTTCAAAGGAAGAGTTACAGAACGTTGTTGCTAATAACTTCTTGACAAGTTTGGAAATTGCTATTCACaaagaaattaagaaacaaaagaaaacaacTGCTTCTGATGTTGGTATTGCTATTCCAAAGGCTCAATTAGCATTAGCCGCTGTAGAAGGCCTATCGTCGAAAGTTATGGAGGATAATGACGAAGAGCAATCTCGTAAGAAGACAAAACAAGCTGTTTCTTATGATGAACCAGATGAGGATGAGATTGAAACTATGAGAGAAGCTGAAAAATCATCTGATGAAGATGCCATGGGTTCTGACAAGGATTCTGATTCTTCAGATGATGAATCTGAATCGgatgaagaaatagaaaaagaaaccaCTCCAATTAAAACATTGAATAAGTCACAACGTGACAGACAATCTGCTATTATTTCTAACCACAAATTTGTAACAAAGTACAACTTCGATGATGAAACTGGTAGATGGTGTGAATTTAGACTTGAATTGGCTGCTGATACTGAAAAGTTATTAATGGTGAACATCGTGGAAGATGTTTGTAGAAAATCTGTCGTCAGACAAGTTCCTAACATCGATAGATGTGTTCATCCAAATGCTGAAAATGGTAAGCGTGTTCTAGTCACCGAAGGTGTCAATTTCCAAGCTATGTGGGAACAAAATGATTTCGTCAATGTTGATGGTATTACTTCAAATGATGTTTCTTCAGTATTAAAGACATATGGTGTTGAAGCCGCTAGAAACACTATcgttaatgaaattaacaACGTTTTCTCACGTTACGCTATTTCTGTTTCTTTCCGTCATTTAGATTTAATTGCAGATATGATGACAAGACAAGGTTCTTATTTAGCTTTCAATAGACAAGGTATGGAAACATCCACTTCGtcattaatgaaaatgtcTTATGAAACCACATGTCAATTCTTAACTAAGGCTGTTTTAGATAATGAAAGGGAAGAATTGAACTCTCCATCAGCAAGAATTGTTTTAggtaaattaaataacGTTGGTACTGGAGCATTTGATGTCTTAGCGAAGGCTTCTCATGctaattaaataaaaagataaatataaatatacagaataaagaataatcaataattataaagaGTCTTTAATTAAGAAAATGCCTGGTTGTATTGTAAAAGCTAGGTTTATCGATCATCGATTTATGCATTCTCGGTTATAGTATATTAGACATATAACATTTTATTTGTGATTAATATGAATATGGCTATATGTGTACGTgtgttttttaaaaaatttatcattattttaaatagtaCTACATTTTCTAGAGGTTACatacaatatataaaatataatattgtgatattattgtaattgaggttttataattaattttcattttcagtcgtaaaatatttattgagCGTTAATTTATGTTATGATAACATATATTGGATGGCTTTATTTTCAATCGATCAAACGAGATCTTTTATTACTGGAAAGTATAGGTGAACTTTGTGTGACCGGAGTTGGTTGAGTGATGGCAGTAGCAATATTGTTCGAATCGCGTCTTTTGTTTGGTGAAATAGATGAGGAACGTGAATTTGTTGCGCATGTATTGGCATTAGCAAAATTCATGTTTGTTTTAGTGGAGTTTAAACTGTTTACATTGACATTGCCCCAATACAGTTCATTGGCCCTGATCAATTCATAATAACTTAACAGGCCACTATACCAGATAATTCTCTCATTGTTCAGTTCCTCGAAATTTTCTGTAAGACACTTTAAATGTCTCAAAGCTTCGTAGATATTATATGAAGGGTTTAACTTTAAAACTGTTGATATTAGATAGGCAATCATATTATAATCGTTCCCATCTTGTGATATGATTAATGCTTTTTCCCGTTGATTATACGTTTTcaatattgttaataaatCGTTGAATGTTTTAAATCGATTAATGTCCGAATCATTGAACTCATTAGAGCCATAATAGTACGAAACATCCCCATATAATATACTAGAAAGATTAACTTTATCTGGAATTGGAGATAAGTATCTATTAATGCTGTTATCATCAGTATTATTGTTCATTTTACCATTAACCCGTTgttcaatatcatttacTAGATATGATATTATATCTTGTAATTTTTGAGTGTGATGCCTTTTGAACGCCTGAACATCGTCACTATAAGAATATTGGAATTGTTGTCCTGCAACAGAATCTAGTGTATCCAGATTTATAATACATAAGTTATTTGCGATGTTTTTTAGcaattcattatcattgttATAAATCGTAGCAATGAAATCGTTAATTGATATACCGGTAGTGaataaatatctaataTTGTTCTCAGTGATTAAATTTGGATTATGTAAAAGTGAACTTACTGAACTGAAAAAAACTTGATTATCAAGTCGATCTAAACAGACTTGTTGCTGTGATAAATGATAGTTTTCATTGAAATCCATACTACAATTGAACTAGATCAGTCTTGTACAGATGTTGTATAGAAATGAAAgacaaataaaacaaataaaacaaaaacaggTCCCAATTAGAAAAACCTAACTACCACCtctaaaaaatttttttcaaaatatttcatatttcttatatagaaaagtatataaaaatataatattgtgACTTTAGCAATTGACACTTAAACCATTGTTTGTGTGAACCATGAAGCAAACATACCATTATGTTAATGTCTTGCTCTCACTCTCTCAATATCttaatagaaataaaatgaaaatgtcGATGAGCTGaacatttttgaaataaaaatttttcacgattcttttttttggtCAATTCCAACTGttacttttcaatttttctcGAGACGTCCGCGCGACCGGTGCGCATCCTCTTTTTATGAAATATGTAATTtcgaaaataaattaacgAAAACGCGACTGTTTTTGATCTCTATTGCGGCGTTGTACGGGGATTTCTGTCTGCAATGACATTTCTTTGCGATGAGAATTAATGAATCCAGACGCGTAAAGGGCATCATACTCAATTTATTGACCACTTCACCAATTGACTTTGATGGTAAGTTGAACCTTCCAAGAACTCAATTGCTGACGTTTTCTACAGGGTCATTGTGCATTAGTGCGCAATGACCTGCTGGAGAGGTTGGCGGGAGCAGATCTGGAGAGGACATTGCTTCGAAGAATTTTGATAACATTCTCGAGGAACGCAATGCGTTACTTGATATTTACGAGAACGAATTATAAGGCTGAGCTGTGATTACGTTGTTTTGCTGTCGATTACCGTTGTTAATAGAATTATTAGCAGTAACGCAACTGTTCGTCTTCGATTGTCGATTCCAAATAACAGTAAATATGATATGCGTGTTTTTCAGATACAGCTATTTCTTGCGCACCCATGGTAATATGTCTGTTAGGAACAAGCAGCGAAGAACCACAACAGTAACATTCCCTTGTGGCATATATAAAAACGTCCAGCTTAATTGTGACTAGCAAGGTGTCTTTCCTATCCCGAAGCATCAGGCCATTGCCTTACCTTGAGACTAACAAGTTTGGACATATTAGTAAGCTGTATGGTTGGTTAATTGATCATAATTAACAACAGTAATTCTAATATCGTTCCGCTATCTCGAGTCCCATGCTTTACTTCACGCAGctgaaatcattaaatgtTGTAACTCAACCCTAGTAAAGTCGATTAAGTCAACAAGTGCGTATATACGGATTAAGTATCACCGATTGAATTAAAGGTTAAGGCTACTTATAATCGTTTAgaatgaataatataacaGAAATTCGAGCGGTAATTAAAGATCAGCAAGGGCTAAAAGAGTTGTTTAGGTGTGTTTCGGTTCGATTATAGTAACAGTACTATAATGAACGACATATGAGTAACATAAAATGCTGAGCTCAGACATATGACAACATTTTTGTTATAATATGAGGTTACTAGCGCCTAGCGGGACAAGTACTTGGTTTAACTTGCCTATGTGTTAATTATAACTACTTGTTATAACTTATATAATCATATAGTAATATAATCTAGGTTATTTGCTGGTCCTTCTATTACATTATAATTTCCCGATTCTCGAAACTACTCTGATCCTAAAGCATATAAAATAGATTGCAATTTATACTATTagttttgataatattttaatgatggTCCTCTCTATGTGTGGGGAAACAAGCATTGAGACAGTGAGCGGTTCAATGTTATTGGCCTTGACTGGGTGGCTAAGTTATCTGtcaaaattattgtagAGAGaactaaatatttatacaCTTTGAGTTCGGAAACAACTTATCACTCACTAATTGGAAAGAACTTCTtgaacaatcttccaaaGGATAGATGAAAACTTTTCACTTCAATATACATGGCTACGTGATAAACACTGATGTGCAATACAGTACTAATGATCTTTGGAGAATGTCTGAATATATGCACGCGTTCATTCAACGATCAGATAAACTCATTGCTCAATAGTTGAATTCAttactttaatatattaatagttgttaaattatatactatataattagattaatctctctagtctcttggacctggatcaatgaattattagctattgattaccggggtttatatatacatcatatttcaatctaccgttctgtccaacgagacgacgtcgtcgaattgaacacgtacggcagactgatggttctacagtactatttatgcattagaaattacgctattacattcttgTAGGCAGTATTGTTTCAGTTTTACAACAATAGTCTCGTAtagaggtaatatctggtatcgtatatTCAGTTATACGTCCAGTGACATTTCCAActgtcagaattattgtagtgtatgtgacagaactaagagtttatgacactttgagtccagaactaatagatcacttactaatggaaagaaggtctagaacaatctttcaagtggtaggtgaaaatttctcactacaatgtaaatggctacgtgataaacacagatgtacaatacagcactaaagagcctaggaggatgaatgaacacgtacgcatgttcattcaactgtcagattaactcatatataaggagggcatctaactctatatagaatagtttaattacactaataaaagatcaatcgattatttaactataaagaagatggactatactagagcaactgaagtggctaatgacactaacttagatgttggaactaccCAACATAAGCGTGTTACTCCACACCAACAGTTAGAACTAGCCcacataagcttgtttcttcACAAATACATCATAGGTACCCTAACTTCTGTTATAAATCCAAGATTCTTGACAATATCAGACTCCTGACAGTTAGGGTTTCTTGATAACATTACGTCCTATAAAATTTGTGACATAATGCGAGGTTATATCATTACAATACAACCATTAAGTCGCTTCAGTAGCTCAGTCGGAAGAGCGTCAGTCTCATAATCTGAAGGTCGAGAGTTCGAACCTCCCCTGGAgcaatctttttttttacaGCTTCTGCAGTTAAggaataatgatattacACAATAGATTTATAGAATGATCATTGTTTTACTTATTTATgaactattttttttagcttatatattaatctAACAAAGCTATATTTAGGACATAAAAAAACTAAGTTATTgtgcattattatttaatctCCTTTTAAGTGAATCTACCTCCATTTTTAATCTTTGAACTTCAAGTTCATATAGCCTTTCATtgttttgtaaataaagaatatagTCTACTGCTTTTTCGAGTATCATGCTTTTGTTTAGTCTTGGTGTTTCCCCTCCAGTGATATCGTTCATTTGAGCAAACtgaatattattcaaattatccTGGCTTACGTTATCTTCATTGTACTCATCAGCTACAAACGATGTTTGTTCACTTGCTACCCATGGAATAATTTGTTGAAGTTGCGTTAtctttgtatttatattattacgGTATCgtttttctattttattatggGCTTCTTTCTGATGATctgttaatttttttcttgcatattttcttttctctGTATTCTCCCTAATGGCAGaaatttgttgaatattattattgtcgttgttgttattgttattattgcTATCGTTATGATTGTTCATATTTTCTAGATACTTTTGGCTAATCTCGTAGTTAACTAATGGAAAT
The Tetrapisispora phaffii CBS 4417 chromosome 8, complete genome DNA segment above includes these coding regions:
- the RPA190 gene encoding DNA-directed RNA polymerase I core subunit RPA190 (similar to Saccharomyces cerevisiae RPA190 (YOR341W); ancestral locus Anc_7.51); its protein translation is MDISKPVGSEITSVDFSILSAEEIRNLSTKQITNPTVLDNLGHPISGGLYDLALGAFLRNLCSTCGLDEKFCPGHQGHIELPVPCYNPLFFNQLYIYLRSSCLFCHHFRLRSVEVHRYTCKLKLLQYGLIEESYQIDNLTIGGLDESITDAEEAEEDNALDGEQSSRIKNFADSYVKEIKIKRNEFVEMAIAKALSEGKTSVRGTFTAIINDERKKLVHDFYKKLLARPKCDNCGMFSPKFRKDGFTKIFETALSDKQLTNNRVRGFVRQDMIKKQEQAKKLNGEETTEENFEVGRNPSRKTKTGSTYILSTEVRNILRAVFKTEQQVLQYVFHARPNLTGKIVKADDFFMDVVLVPPTRFRLPSKLGDEVHENSQNQLLSKILTTSLLIRDLNDEISKLQKDKVALDDRRIIFSRLMNAFVTIQNDVNSFIDSSKAQGNNSGKLPVPGVKQALEKKEGLFRKHMMGKRVNYAARSVISPDPNIETDEIGVPPVFATKLTYPEPVTSYNIAELRQAVINGPDKWPGATQIQNEDGSLVSLIGMTVEQRKALANQLMTPSSNPATHTLNKKVYRHIKNRDVVIMNRQPTLHKASMMGHKVRVLPGEKTLRLHYANTGAYNADFDGDEMNMHFPQNENARAEAFNLANTDSQYLTPTSGSPVRGLIQDHISAGVWLTSKDSYFTREQYQQYIYGCIRPEDGHSANNKLLTIPPAIIKPVPLWTGKQIITTVLLNVSPVDMPGINLKSKNKIKDEYWGQHSEENEVLFKDGALLCGILDKSQYGASKYGIVHALQEVYGPEVAAKVLSVLGRLFTNYITNTAFTCGMDDLRLTDEGNKWRTDILKTSVDRGRQAAVEVTNLEKDTSADDSELLKRLEEILRDDNKSGILDAVTSSKVNAITSQVVSKCVPGGTMKRFPENSMQSMALSGAKGSNVNVSQIMCLLGQQALEGRRVPIMVSGKTLPSFKPFETDAMAGGYIKGRFYSGIKPQEYYFHCMAGREGLIDTAVKTSRSGYLQRCLTKQLEGVHVSYDNTVRDGDGTLIEFLYGGDAVDVTKESYMNQFDFCLDNYDSLLKRYNPAALIDFLDVDSALKYSKKTLKHRKKNKNVPHYLQNIKYDPVLAKYNPAKYLGSVSEKFQDKLENFLDSNSQLFKSHKSVNEKKFRALMQLKYMRSLINPGEAVGIIASQSVGEPSTQMTLNTFHFAGHGAANVTLGIPRMREIIMTASAAIKTPQMTLPILDDVTDDQADIFAKSISKVILSEVIDSVSVTETTTSQSRSYVISMKFYEQDEYNEEYDISKEELQNVVANNFLTSLEIAIHKEIKKQKKTTASDVGIAIPKAQLALAAVEGLSSKVMEDNDEEQSRKKTKQAVSYDEPDEDEIETMREAEKSSDEDAMGSDKDSDSSDDESESDEEIEKETTPIKTLNKSQRDRQSAIISNHKFVTKYNFDDETGRWCEFRLELAADTEKLLMVNIVEDVCRKSVVRQVPNIDRCVHPNAENGKRVLVTEGVNFQAMWEQNDFVNVDGITSNDVSSVLKTYGVEAARNTIVNEINNVFSRYAISVSFRHLDLIADMMTRQGSYLAFNRQGMETSTSSLMKMSYETTCQFLTKAVLDNEREELNSPSARIVLGKLNNVGTGAFDVLAKASHAN
- the TPHA0H02810 gene encoding uncharacterized protein (similar to Saccharomyces cerevisiae YAL037W and YOR342C; ancestral locus Anc_7.48) encodes the protein MDFNENYHLSQQQVCLDRLDNQVFFSSVSSLLHNPNLITENNIRYLFTTGISINDFIATIYNNDNELLKNIANNLCIINLDTLDSVAGQQFQYSYSDDVQAFKRHHTQKLQDIISYLVNDIEQRVNGKMNNNTDDNSINRYLSPIPDKVNLSSILYGDVSYYYGSNEFNDSDINRFKTFNDLLTILKTYNQREKALIISQDGNDYNMIAYLISTVLKLNPSYNIYEALRHLKCLTENFEELNNERIIWYSGLLSYYELIRANELYWGNVNVNSLNSTKTNMNFANANTCATNSRSSSISPNKRRDSNNIATAITQPTPVTQSSPILSSNKRSRLID